One Deltaproteobacteria bacterium DNA segment encodes these proteins:
- a CDS encoding type II toxin-antitoxin system Phd/YefM family antitoxin: protein MRVIPLSEAKMKLSALVSAIDTTGEEVMVTKNGKPSIVLINAEEYENWKETNEILSDKELMTEIKRGLVRLKKRKGKLYTLDNLNELFK, encoded by the coding sequence ATGAGAGTTATTCCTTTGTCAGAAGCTAAAATGAAGTTGAGCGCCTTAGTATCCGCTATTGATACAACGGGTGAAGAAGTGATGGTGACCAAAAATGGCAAGCCTTCCATTGTATTAATTAATGCGGAAGAATATGAAAACTGGAAGGAAACTAATGAAATTCTTTCCGACAAAGAATTGATGACGGAGATTAAAAGGGGGCTTGTTCGACTAAAAAAGAGAAAAGGGAAACTTTACACCCTTGATAACCTCAATGAACTTTTTAAATAA
- a CDS encoding type II toxin-antitoxin system RelE/ParE family toxin produces the protein MTGTGFRLFVPPPIRRLLRNFHPDLKQKTRAGFQAVLKNPRVGKPLKKELEGLYSYRMGRYRTIYRLQNKIVEIVAVGSRKNIYLDTLQCLKLEQRQK, from the coding sequence ATGACTGGCACTGGATTCCGACTCTTTGTTCCTCCTCCCATTCGACGGCTTCTTCGCAATTTCCATCCTGATTTGAAACAAAAAACTCGTGCGGGGTTTCAGGCGGTTTTAAAAAATCCCCGGGTGGGGAAACCTCTCAAGAAAGAGCTAGAGGGGCTTTATAGCTATCGCATGGGCAGATACCGAACCATTTATCGATTACAAAACAAAATAGTCGAAATTGTGGCCGTGGGTTCGAGAAAGAATATTTACCTAGACACTTTACAATGCCTCAAACTTGAGCAACGTCAAAAATAG